A genomic window from Quercus lobata isolate SW786 chromosome 10, ValleyOak3.0 Primary Assembly, whole genome shotgun sequence includes:
- the LOC115964700 gene encoding UDP-glycosyltransferase 89B2-like — MSIATTATGAHILVYTYPASGHIIPLLDLTHRLLRRGHTVTVVVLPTNHPLLQPLLSLHPSSLHPLVLPAPERPTPSWKSRIAKDQARRDLHYPLLLNWFHSHLSPPIAIISDFFLGWTHHLAKQLGLPRVVFSPSGASGLSVLFSLWRDLPKNEDPADMNFQVLFPRIPNSPVYPWWQLPHRYKNSKEGDPDWEFNKNNMLDNFASWGLVINSFTELERVYLEHLRTELGHDRVWSVGPLLPLEDDVIGSSNRGGSSSIPCEQVMTWLDSRPDSSVVYVCFGSRTTLNTKQMEVLVSALDQSGVQFIFCVRGLDDRHVGLDDDLGVIPDGFEDHVEGRGLVIKGWAPQVAILRHRAVGLFLTHCGWNSVLEGIIAGVVMLTWPMGAEQFANAKLLVDELGVGIRVGENVENIPESSELARLLVESVSATRLERVRVKGLSDASLGAIKGGSSDKDLDEFVERLTR, encoded by the coding sequence ATGTCCATCGCCACCACCGCCACCGGTGCACACATCCTTGTTTACACCTACCCAGCCTCAGGCCACATCATACCGCTCCTCGATCTCACCCACCGATTACTCCGCCGCGGTCACACCGTCACCGTTGTAGTCCTCCCCACCAACCACCCTTTGCTCCAACCCCTCCTATCTCTCCACCCTTCTTCACTCCACCCCTTAGTTCTCCCGGCTCCTGAACGTCCCACTCCCTCATGGAAAAGTCGCATAGCCAAGGACCAAGCCAGGCGTGACCTTCACTACCCACTTCTCCTCAACTGGTTCCATTCTCACCTCTCTCCCCCCATAGCTATAATCTCCGATTTCTTCCTCGGCTGGACCCACCACCTCGCTAAACAACTCGGCTTGCCACGTGTCGTCTTCTCTCCCTCCGGTGCTTCTGGCTTGTCAGTTCTTTTCTCACTATGGCGTGACTTACCCAAAAATGAAGATCCTGCAGATATGAATTTTCAGGTCTTGTTTCCTAGAATCCCGAATTCCCCAGTTTACCCTTGGTGGCAACTCCCTCATCGGTATAAAAATAGTAAGGAAGGAGACCCAGATTGGgaattcaacaaaaacaacatgCTCGATAATTTCGCTAGCTGGGGTTTGGTTATCAACTCGTTCACTGAGCTGGAGCGAGTTTACTTGGAGCATTTGAGGACCGAACTCGGGCACGATCGAGTCTGGTCTGTGGGCCCGTTACTGCCTCTGGAAGATGATGTGATTGGATCGTCTAACAGAGGTGGGTCCAGCTCAATTCCATGTGAACAAGTGATGACGTGGCTAGATTCGCGACCTGACAGTTCCGTTGTTTATGTTTGCTTCGGGAGTCGTACAACGTTGAATACTAAACAAATGGAAGTGTTGGTTTCGGCTTTGGACCAAAGTGGGGTCcagtttattttttgtgtgagGGGCTTGGATGATCGACATGTGGGCTTGGATGATGATCTTGGTGTGATTCCAGATGGGTTTGAAGATCATGTGGAGGGTAGGGGTTTGGTGATTAAAGGCTGGGCCCCACAAGTGGCTATACTGAGGCATCGAGCCGTGGGTTTGTTCTTGACTCATTGTGGATGGAACTCGGTGTTGGAAGGGATCATTGCTGGCGTGGTGATGCTGACGTGGCCAATGGGTGCAGAGCAGTTTGCAAATGCCAAATTATTGGTTGATGAACTAGGTGTGGGAATTCGAGTTGGTGAGAACGTAGAGAACATTCCTGAGTCTAGTGAGTTAGCTCGCCTATTGGTGGAGTCGGTGAGTGCAACAAGACTGGAGAGGGTGCGAGTCAAAGGGCTTAGTGATGCGTCTTTGGGTGCGATCAAAGGAGGGAGCTCGGATAAAGATTTGGATGAGTTTGTGGAGAGGCTAACTAGGTGA